A portion of the Rhodococcus pseudokoreensis genome contains these proteins:
- a CDS encoding DUF3499 domain-containing protein, whose amino-acid sequence MRSLRRCCRPGCKNPAVATLTYVYSDSTAVVGPLATVDEPHSWDLCETHASRITAPKGWELVRYEGGFSSSTPDEDDLTALAEAVREAGLGDRGRSERAVSTEERAETGTSPGPARTGRRGHLRVLPDPAN is encoded by the coding sequence GTGAGATCTCTGCGTCGATGCTGCCGCCCCGGGTGCAAGAACCCCGCTGTCGCGACGCTCACGTACGTCTACTCGGACTCCACCGCCGTCGTCGGCCCGCTCGCGACGGTCGACGAACCGCACTCGTGGGATCTGTGCGAAACGCACGCGTCGAGGATCACCGCACCCAAGGGCTGGGAACTGGTTCGGTACGAGGGTGGATTTTCGTCGAGCACCCCGGACGAGGACGATCTGACCGCGCTGGCGGAGGCCGTGCGGGAGGCGGGCCTCGGCGATCGCGGACGGTCCGAGCGGGCCGTGTCCACCGAGGAGCGCGCCGAAACAGGCACCTCGCCCGGCCCGGCCCGTACCGGGCGGCGTGGCCACCTGCGGGTTCTTCCCGACCCTGCCAACTGA
- a CDS encoding metallopeptidase family protein: MSRARRRRPVTTRSVDRRGRGIRGSVFPPDAPARRSRAEKFDLVVLEAFAPIDSRWRERLTKLDIAVDEVPKIHALDPDSVNWPAEVVADGPVPLSRLIPAGIDRHGSTTRARVVLFRRPLEQRAKDPDDLTDLVHDVLVQQVSTYLGVEPEVIDPDLPGDED; this comes from the coding sequence ATGTCCAGAGCACGACGCAGGCGTCCCGTCACCACCCGATCCGTCGACCGGCGGGGACGTGGGATCCGCGGGTCCGTGTTCCCCCCGGACGCGCCGGCGCGACGCAGCCGCGCGGAGAAATTCGATCTGGTGGTTCTGGAGGCGTTCGCACCGATCGACTCACGCTGGCGTGAACGCCTCACGAAGTTGGACATCGCCGTCGACGAAGTCCCGAAGATTCATGCGCTCGACCCGGATTCGGTCAACTGGCCCGCCGAGGTCGTGGCGGACGGACCCGTGCCGCTGTCCCGCTTGATCCCGGCAGGCATCGACCGGCACGGATCCACGACGCGGGCGCGAGTCGTCCTGTTCCGGCGACCGCTGGAACAGCGCGCCAAGGATCCGGACGATCTCACCGACCTGGTGCACGACGTGCTCGTACAGCAGGTGAGTACGTACCTCGGAGTCGAACCCGAGGTCATCGACCCGGATCTGCCGGGCGATGAGGACTGA
- a CDS encoding WhiB family transcriptional regulator: MSLVTGFDELFDTIEDQWQERALCAQTDPEAFFPEKGGSTREAKRICLGCEVRDECLDYALANDERFGIWGGLSERERRRLKRGIV; the protein is encoded by the coding sequence TTGAGTCTGGTGACCGGTTTCGACGAACTGTTCGACACCATCGAGGACCAGTGGCAGGAACGCGCGCTGTGCGCGCAGACCGACCCCGAGGCCTTCTTCCCCGAAAAGGGAGGATCCACCAGAGAAGCGAAGCGCATCTGCCTCGGCTGTGAGGTGCGGGACGAATGCCTCGACTACGCACTGGCCAACGACGAGCGGTTCGGTATCTGGGGTGGCCTGTCGGAGCGTGAGCGCCGGCGCCTGAAGCGGGGGATCGTCTAG
- the cofD gene encoding 2-phospho-L-lactate transferase yields MNVTVLVGGVGGARFLQGVRRLLGADAPEGAGSSHRITAVVNVGDDVWMHGLRICPDLDTCMYTLGDGIDPVRGWGHAGETWNAKEELAAYGAKPDWFGLGDRDIATHLIRTQMLRTGYPLSAVTEALCNRWQPGVTLLPVTDDRSETHVVITDPEDGEQRAIHFQEWWVRHRAQVPTHSFAHIGAEQASPAPGVLEAIEGADIVLLAPSNPVVSVGAILAVPGIRGALRTTTAKVVGVSPIIGGKPLRGMADECLDVIGVDTSAEAIGRWYGARSGTGILDGWLVHDTDTADVPGVAVRAVPLLMSDPDATAAMVQAALDVAGVTL; encoded by the coding sequence GTGAACGTGACTGTATTGGTTGGCGGGGTCGGTGGGGCCCGGTTCCTGCAAGGGGTGCGGCGGCTTCTCGGTGCCGATGCACCGGAGGGTGCGGGTTCGTCGCATCGGATCACGGCGGTGGTCAATGTCGGTGACGATGTGTGGATGCACGGGTTGCGGATCTGCCCGGACCTGGACACCTGCATGTACACCCTCGGCGACGGTATCGACCCGGTTCGCGGGTGGGGTCATGCCGGTGAAACCTGGAACGCGAAGGAGGAACTCGCCGCGTACGGGGCGAAGCCGGACTGGTTCGGGCTCGGCGACCGGGACATCGCGACCCATTTGATTCGCACCCAGATGCTGCGGACGGGGTATCCGTTGTCGGCGGTCACCGAGGCGCTCTGCAACCGCTGGCAGCCGGGTGTGACGTTGCTGCCGGTCACCGACGACCGTAGTGAAACTCACGTGGTGATCACCGACCCGGAGGACGGGGAGCAGCGGGCGATCCACTTCCAGGAGTGGTGGGTTCGGCACCGCGCGCAGGTCCCGACGCACAGTTTCGCGCACATCGGCGCCGAGCAGGCGTCCCCCGCCCCGGGGGTGCTGGAGGCGATCGAGGGCGCCGACATTGTGTTGCTGGCGCCGTCGAATCCGGTGGTCAGCGTCGGCGCCATCCTGGCGGTGCCGGGGATCCGGGGGGCTTTGCGCACCACCACGGCGAAGGTGGTCGGGGTGTCCCCGATCATCGGCGGGAAACCGTTGCGCGGCATGGCCGACGAATGTTTGGACGTGATCGGGGTGGACACCTCCGCGGAGGCGATCGGGCGCTGGTACGGGGCGCGCAGCGGCACGGGGATCCTCGACGGGTGGCTGGTCCACGACACCGACACCGCCGACGTCCCCGGGGTGGCGGTGCGGGCGGTGCCGCTGCTGATGAGCGACCCGGACGCCACCGCCGCGATGGTGCAGGCGGCCCTGGACGTGGCCGGGGTGACGCTGTGA
- a CDS encoding coenzyme F420-0:L-glutamate ligase: MSAPTGGERVDHAPGGAIEILPVTGLPEFRPGDDLAAAIVTAAPWLRGGDVLVVTSKVFSKVEGRIVTSPTDPEERDAARRRLVEQEAVRVVARKGRTLITENRLGIVQAASGIDGSNVEGSELALLPEDPDGSAQRLRDAIGVALGVTVAVVVTDTMGRAWRNGQIDAAIGAAGLPVLHGYAGARDSQGNELVVTEVAVADEIAAAGDLVKGKLGGVPVAVVRGLGLTDDGSRARDLIRAGEEDLFWLGTAESVERGRAEAVLLRRSVREFADDPVDPVAVRASIAEALTAPAPHHTRPVRFVWVRTRTVREELLTAMRQRWQADLTADGMNAEAVAARVARGNILFDAPEVIVPFCVPDGAHPYPDPRRRAAEATMFTVAVGAAVQGLLVSLATKGIGSCWIGSTIFAADTVRGVLDLPDDWEPLGAIAVGYPLDPLTPRRPVDPGDALIEK; encoded by the coding sequence GTGAGCGCACCGACCGGTGGGGAGCGGGTCGATCACGCGCCGGGCGGGGCGATCGAAATCCTGCCGGTGACCGGGTTGCCGGAGTTTCGGCCCGGCGACGACCTGGCCGCCGCCATTGTTACGGCCGCCCCGTGGCTGCGGGGCGGTGACGTGCTGGTGGTGACCAGCAAGGTGTTCTCCAAGGTGGAGGGCCGGATCGTGACCTCCCCCACCGACCCGGAGGAGCGGGACGCCGCCCGCCGGCGGCTGGTCGAGCAGGAAGCGGTCCGCGTCGTCGCCCGGAAGGGCCGGACGCTGATCACCGAGAACCGGTTGGGGATCGTGCAGGCCGCGTCCGGTATCGACGGCTCCAACGTGGAGGGCTCGGAACTGGCGTTGCTGCCGGAGGATCCGGACGGCAGCGCCCAAAGGCTGCGGGATGCGATCGGGGTGGCGCTCGGTGTCACCGTCGCGGTGGTGGTCACCGACACGATGGGGAGGGCGTGGCGCAACGGGCAGATCGACGCCGCGATCGGTGCGGCCGGGTTGCCGGTGCTGCACGGGTACGCCGGGGCCCGGGACTCGCAGGGCAACGAACTCGTAGTCACCGAGGTCGCGGTCGCCGACGAGATCGCCGCCGCCGGGGATCTGGTGAAGGGCAAACTCGGTGGGGTGCCGGTCGCGGTGGTCCGCGGTCTGGGCCTGACCGACGACGGGTCGCGGGCGCGGGATCTGATCCGGGCCGGGGAGGAGGACCTGTTCTGGCTCGGTACCGCCGAATCGGTGGAGCGGGGGCGGGCGGAGGCGGTGCTGCTGCGCCGCTCGGTCCGCGAGTTCGCCGACGATCCGGTCGATCCGGTCGCGGTGCGGGCATCGATCGCCGAGGCGCTGACCGCCCCGGCGCCGCATCACACCCGGCCGGTCCGGTTCGTGTGGGTCCGCACCCGCACCGTCCGCGAGGAGCTGCTGACGGCGATGCGGCAGCGGTGGCAGGCCGACCTGACCGCCGACGGCATGAACGCGGAGGCGGTGGCGGCGCGGGTGGCGCGGGGGAACATCCTGTTCGACGCGCCGGAGGTGATCGTCCCGTTCTGTGTGCCCGACGGTGCGCACCCCTACCCCGACCCGCGGCGGCGGGCGGCGGAGGCGACGATGTTCACCGTCGCGGTCGGTGCGGCCGTGCAGGGACTGCTGGTGTCGTTGGCGACCAAGGGAATCGGCAGCTGCTGGATCGGGTCGACGATCTTCGCCGCCGACACCGTGCGCGGGGTCCTCGACCTGCCCGACGACTGGGAACCGCTCGGTGCGATCGCCGTCGGCTACCCCCTCGACCCACTCACACCCCGCAGGCCCGTCGACCCTGGCGACGCCCTCATCGAGAAATGA
- a CDS encoding NUDIX hydrolase, producing the protein MSAESLHRTATAALEGWKTLDENDESLRHTMLAFLASAPLGCLREYAPGHITASSLVLDEGGCHVLLTLHPRVGRWIQLGGHCEPSDDTVVDAALREACEESGIPDLRIDPELLSAHTHPITCSLGQPTRHLDLRFLVRARSGAHIVRSSESTDLRWWPVDALPPNAEKSTIDHLVHLAGLR; encoded by the coding sequence ATGAGCGCCGAATCACTGCACCGCACCGCGACTGCCGCACTCGAGGGCTGGAAGACGCTCGACGAGAACGACGAATCGTTGCGGCACACCATGCTTGCGTTCCTCGCATCCGCGCCGCTCGGGTGCCTGCGCGAATACGCGCCCGGGCACATCACGGCCTCCTCCCTCGTCCTGGACGAGGGAGGATGTCACGTGCTGCTCACCCTGCATCCCCGGGTCGGCCGGTGGATCCAATTGGGTGGGCACTGTGAGCCTTCCGACGATACCGTCGTCGACGCCGCACTGCGGGAGGCGTGCGAGGAATCGGGGATTCCCGACCTGCGGATCGACCCCGAACTGCTGTCGGCCCACACCCACCCGATCACGTGCTCACTCGGGCAGCCCACCCGGCACCTGGATCTCCGGTTCCTGGTCCGCGCGCGGTCCGGCGCCCACATCGTGCGTAGCTCCGAATCGACGGATCTGCGCTGGTGGCCGGTGGACGCACTGCCGCCGAACGCGGAGAAGTCCACGATCGACCACCTCGTGCACCTGGCCGGACTGCGCTAG
- a CDS encoding sugar phosphate nucleotidyltransferase, with amino-acid sequence MAIEKTTDAVVLVGGKGTRLRPLTLSAPKPMLPTAGLPFLQHLLARIEAAGIKHVVLGTSFKAEVFEEYFGDGSKLGLEIDYVTETEPLGTGGGIRNVLPKLRGDHAMVFNGDVLGGTDLGAILDTHRTREADVTLHLVRVGDPRAFGCVPTDSDGRVTAFLEKTQDPPTDQINAGCYVFKREIIEQIPEGRPVSVEREVFPSLLAGDARVYGHVDSSYWRDMGTPEDFVRGSADLVRGIAPSPALDGPRGESLVHPGAGVAPGALLIGGTVVGRGAEVGAGARLDGAVLFDGAVVEAGATVERSIIGFGARIGPRALVRDAVIGDGADIGARCELLRGARVWPGVTLPDGGVRFSTDV; translated from the coding sequence ATGGCAATTGAGAAGACGACCGATGCCGTGGTGCTGGTCGGCGGTAAGGGAACGAGGCTTCGCCCGCTGACGTTGTCGGCGCCCAAGCCGATGCTGCCCACGGCGGGTCTGCCGTTCCTCCAGCATCTGCTGGCACGGATCGAGGCGGCCGGGATCAAGCACGTCGTGCTGGGCACGTCCTTCAAGGCGGAGGTCTTCGAGGAGTACTTCGGGGACGGTTCCAAGCTGGGGCTCGAGATCGACTACGTCACCGAGACCGAACCACTCGGCACCGGTGGCGGCATCCGCAACGTTCTGCCGAAGCTCCGCGGGGACCACGCGATGGTCTTCAACGGCGACGTCCTCGGCGGCACCGATCTGGGAGCGATCCTCGACACGCACCGGACCCGCGAGGCCGACGTCACGCTGCACCTCGTGCGGGTGGGCGATCCGCGGGCGTTCGGATGTGTGCCCACCGATTCCGACGGCCGGGTGACCGCCTTCCTGGAGAAGACGCAGGATCCGCCGACCGACCAGATCAATGCCGGCTGCTACGTCTTCAAGCGCGAGATCATCGAACAGATCCCCGAGGGCCGTCCGGTGTCGGTGGAGCGTGAGGTGTTCCCGTCGCTGCTCGCCGGTGACGCCCGCGTCTACGGACACGTGGACTCGTCGTATTGGCGCGACATGGGCACTCCCGAGGACTTCGTGCGCGGTTCGGCGGATCTGGTGCGCGGCATCGCTCCCTCGCCGGCGCTCGACGGTCCCCGCGGCGAATCGCTCGTCCATCCGGGTGCGGGCGTCGCCCCCGGCGCACTGCTGATCGGCGGCACCGTCGTCGGCCGCGGCGCCGAGGTGGGTGCGGGCGCACGACTCGACGGTGCGGTGCTCTTCGACGGTGCCGTCGTGGAGGCCGGTGCGACCGTCGAACGGTCCATCATCGGATTCGGTGCGCGCATCGGTCCGCGGGCCCTCGTGCGGGACGCGGTGATCGGTGACGGAGCCGATATCGGTGCCCGATGCGAACTGCTGCGCGGGGCCCGGGTGTGGCCGGGCGTGACGCTGCCCGACGGCGGGGTGCGGTTCAGCACGGACGTGTGA
- a CDS encoding glycosyltransferase family 2 protein: MSSKLAVVTVTYSPGEHLEQFLGTLAEATKEDPQVVMADNGSTDGAPEAADAAHEHVRLLRTGGNIGYGGAINRAVAEIDEDIEFVVIANPDVRWAPGSIDVLLAAAERWPRAGALGPLVLEPDGSIYPSARQVPDLVSGAGHAVLGTVWPSNPWTAGYRQENESVSERSVGWLSGSCLLMRRVAFDSINGFDSRYFMYMEDVDLGDRLGKAGWLNVYVPSAEVTHAKGHAAGKHPELMLPAHHQSAYRFQADRHPHWWQAPLRWALRGGLAVRSKIAVAAAVRERRRNQNEGGTTDGN, translated from the coding sequence GTGAGTTCGAAGCTGGCCGTGGTGACGGTGACCTATTCGCCAGGTGAGCATCTGGAGCAATTCCTGGGCACTCTCGCCGAGGCGACGAAAGAAGATCCGCAGGTCGTGATGGCCGACAACGGTTCGACGGACGGCGCCCCCGAGGCCGCGGACGCGGCGCACGAGCACGTGCGCCTGCTGCGCACCGGCGGGAACATCGGCTACGGCGGTGCCATCAACAGGGCTGTGGCGGAGATCGACGAGGACATCGAGTTCGTCGTCATCGCCAATCCGGATGTTCGCTGGGCGCCCGGATCGATCGACGTTCTTCTCGCGGCCGCCGAGCGCTGGCCGCGGGCGGGGGCGCTCGGACCTCTCGTTCTGGAACCCGACGGAAGCATCTACCCGTCGGCGCGCCAGGTCCCCGACCTCGTGTCGGGTGCCGGACATGCGGTGCTGGGCACGGTGTGGCCGTCCAACCCGTGGACTGCCGGTTACCGTCAGGAGAACGAGTCCGTCAGCGAGCGGTCCGTCGGCTGGTTGTCCGGTTCGTGCCTGCTGATGCGGCGCGTCGCGTTCGACTCGATCAACGGCTTCGATTCCCGCTACTTCATGTACATGGAGGACGTCGACCTCGGTGACCGCCTGGGCAAGGCGGGGTGGCTCAACGTCTACGTGCCCTCCGCCGAGGTCACCCACGCGAAGGGGCACGCCGCGGGCAAGCATCCGGAACTGATGCTGCCCGCCCACCATCAGAGTGCGTACCGGTTCCAGGCCGATCGCCATCCCCATTGGTGGCAGGCGCCGCTGCGGTGGGCACTTCGGGGAGGATTGGCGGTGCGGTCGAAGATCGCCGTGGCTGCCGCGGTCCGGGAACGACGCAGAAACCAGAACGAGGGGGGAACGACAGATGGCAATTGA
- the rfbD gene encoding dTDP-4-dehydrorhamnose reductase, which yields MTNILVTGARGQLGGHLLRRAEAAGIPARGVGSDELDITDRDAVLAQVEAGSVVINCAAYTAVDAAESDEDTARAVNEDGPANLAAACARVGARLIHVSTDYVFSGDGDTPYEVDAPTGPATAYGRTKLAGERAVHAALPSAHVVRTAWVYSGVGSDFVSTMRRLERERDTVDVVDDQVGSPTFAGDLADGLLELAGRSDIDAPVLHATNSGRASWFDLARAVFEEAGADPQRVHPCTSAQFVRPAPRPAFSVLSGRAWADAGLTPLRPWRDALRAALHAAV from the coding sequence GTGACGAACATCCTTGTGACCGGCGCCCGGGGGCAGCTGGGTGGACACCTCCTCCGACGAGCCGAGGCCGCCGGGATTCCGGCCCGGGGTGTGGGGTCGGACGAGCTCGACATCACCGACCGCGACGCGGTGCTCGCCCAGGTCGAGGCCGGTTCGGTGGTGATCAACTGCGCCGCGTACACGGCGGTCGACGCCGCGGAGTCGGACGAGGACACCGCGCGGGCGGTGAACGAGGACGGTCCCGCGAACCTGGCGGCGGCGTGCGCCCGGGTGGGTGCCCGGCTGATCCACGTCTCCACCGACTACGTGTTCTCCGGGGACGGCGACACGCCGTACGAGGTGGACGCCCCGACCGGTCCCGCGACGGCCTACGGACGCACCAAACTGGCCGGCGAGCGCGCCGTCCACGCTGCGCTTCCATCCGCGCACGTGGTGCGCACCGCCTGGGTGTACAGCGGGGTGGGTTCCGATTTCGTCTCCACCATGCGCCGACTCGAACGTGAACGTGACACGGTCGACGTCGTGGACGACCAAGTGGGCTCGCCCACATTCGCCGGCGACCTGGCCGACGGGCTGCTCGAACTGGCCGGGCGCAGCGACATCGACGCACCGGTGCTGCACGCCACCAACTCGGGCCGGGCGAGTTGGTTCGACCTGGCGCGTGCCGTGTTCGAGGAGGCGGGTGCCGACCCGCAGCGCGTGCACCCCTGCACGAGTGCCCAGTTCGTGCGCCCCGCCCCACGGCCGGCGTTCTCGGTGCTGTCCGGCCGCGCGTGGGCCGACGCCGGGCTGACCCCGTTGCGGCCGTGGCGAGACGCGTTGCGCGCCGCTCTGCATGCCGCGGTGTGA
- a CDS encoding LCP family protein has product MHIAVAVLSVLALVVTGFAWRSIDSLRNNLATAGGLGLGGSADGAVDILMVGTDSRTDAHGNPLSQEELDSLRAGEEVASNTDTIVLIRVPNDGSSATAISIPRDSYVDVPGIGMSKINAAYGATKETERLKLVEDGATDKEAEEESTKAGREALIQSVADLTGITVDHYAEVGLLGFVLLTNAVGGVDVCLNEPVDEDMSGAHFPAGEQSLKGADALSFVRQRHDLPRGDLDRIVRQQVFMASLVGKVLSAKTLSDPGKLNELSGAVQRSVVLDDDWDIIEFATQLQDLAGGKVQFETIPVADLNGMTDYGESIVEVKPKDVKKYVAGLVGEEPADSEDTTTTKSETPDIDTSTVTVDVANSSDVGGLANGVADALTSLGYGQGEIGNYTGKAVSETTVFAHSADDDSAKAVAAALGGLPTDTDSTLPEGSVRVVLSGDYQGPTSAETISTTSSSESSETGLEPVSTAGTTPTPAPPGPPIDAGSSGPRCVN; this is encoded by the coding sequence ATTCACATCGCTGTCGCGGTGCTGTCGGTGCTCGCACTCGTCGTCACGGGATTCGCGTGGCGGAGCATCGACTCGCTGCGCAACAATCTGGCAACCGCGGGCGGTCTCGGACTCGGCGGAAGCGCCGACGGCGCCGTCGACATCCTCATGGTCGGCACCGACAGCCGCACCGACGCCCACGGCAACCCCCTCTCCCAGGAGGAACTCGACTCGCTGCGCGCCGGCGAGGAAGTGGCGTCCAACACCGACACCATCGTCCTCATCCGCGTCCCGAACGACGGCAGTTCCGCCACCGCCATCTCCATCCCCCGCGACTCCTACGTCGACGTTCCGGGCATCGGCATGTCGAAGATCAACGCCGCCTACGGCGCCACCAAGGAAACCGAGAGGCTGAAGCTCGTCGAGGACGGAGCCACCGACAAGGAGGCCGAGGAGGAGTCGACGAAGGCAGGCCGCGAGGCTCTCATCCAATCGGTGGCAGACCTCACGGGCATCACCGTCGACCACTACGCCGAGGTCGGGCTGCTCGGGTTCGTCCTCCTCACCAACGCGGTCGGCGGCGTCGACGTCTGCCTCAACGAACCGGTGGACGAGGACATGTCGGGCGCCCACTTCCCCGCCGGTGAGCAGTCGCTGAAGGGTGCGGACGCACTGAGCTTCGTCCGCCAGCGCCACGACCTTCCCCGCGGCGACCTCGACCGCATCGTGCGCCAGCAGGTGTTCATGGCGTCCCTCGTCGGCAAGGTGCTGTCCGCGAAGACCCTCAGCGACCCGGGCAAGCTGAACGAACTCAGCGGCGCGGTGCAACGCTCGGTCGTGCTCGACGACGACTGGGACATCATCGAATTCGCCACCCAACTGCAGGACCTCGCCGGCGGCAAGGTGCAGTTCGAGACCATTCCGGTCGCGGACCTCAACGGTATGACCGACTACGGCGAGTCCATCGTGGAGGTCAAGCCGAAGGACGTGAAGAAGTACGTGGCCGGTCTCGTCGGCGAGGAGCCTGCCGACTCGGAGGACACCACCACCACCAAGTCCGAGACGCCCGACATCGACACCTCGACCGTCACCGTCGACGTCGCGAACTCGAGCGACGTCGGGGGTCTCGCGAACGGTGTGGCCGACGCCCTGACGTCGCTCGGCTACGGCCAGGGTGAGATCGGTAACTACACCGGCAAAGCGGTGAGCGAGACCACCGTCTTCGCGCATTCCGCGGACGACGACAGCGCCAAGGCGGTCGCGGCCGCACTCGGGGGGCTCCCCACCGACACCGACTCCACGCTGCCCGAAGGCTCGGTCCGGGTGGTGCTGTCCGGTGACTACCAGGGGCCGACGTCCGCCGAGACCATCAGCACCACCTCGTCGTCCGAGTCCTCGGAGACGGGCCTCGAGCCCGTGTCCACGGCAGGAACGACCCCCACCCCGGCACCGCCCGGCCCGCCCATCGATGCCGGCTCGTCGGGCCCGCGTTGTGTGAACTAG
- a CDS encoding TIGR03089 family protein, which translates to MNHASRTLTDALLDPILKNDPAGPRVTFYDDATGERVELSALTLANWAAKTANLLRDEFAVEPGARVAVLLPAHWQTAAVLLGVWWAGAEVVLEPDADAEIALVSAAHLSDVEDVPEVAALSLDAFGRPVPDLPVGITDYATSVRVHGDQFRPTVAGPALAGKSVDDVLAAALASAETHGITGSDRVLSVEAWDSPDALIDGLVAVFAAGASLVQVTNPDTAAQARRMDTEKITRQLSR; encoded by the coding sequence ATGAACCATGCGTCCCGCACGCTGACCGACGCCCTGCTCGACCCGATCCTGAAGAACGACCCGGCCGGACCGCGCGTCACGTTCTACGACGACGCGACGGGCGAACGGGTCGAACTCTCGGCGCTCACCCTCGCCAACTGGGCGGCTAAGACCGCCAACCTGCTGCGCGACGAATTCGCCGTCGAGCCCGGCGCCCGCGTCGCCGTGCTCCTGCCCGCGCACTGGCAGACCGCCGCGGTACTCCTCGGCGTCTGGTGGGCCGGCGCCGAGGTCGTCCTCGAACCCGACGCGGACGCCGAGATCGCCCTCGTCTCCGCTGCGCACCTGAGCGACGTCGAGGACGTCCCGGAGGTCGCGGCGCTGTCGCTGGACGCGTTCGGCCGACCCGTTCCCGACCTTCCTGTCGGCATCACCGACTACGCCACTTCGGTGCGCGTTCACGGCGACCAGTTCAGGCCGACGGTCGCGGGACCCGCCCTCGCAGGCAAGAGTGTCGACGACGTTCTCGCCGCGGCACTGGCCTCCGCCGAGACGCACGGGATCACCGGCTCCGACCGGGTGCTGTCCGTCGAGGCGTGGGACTCCCCCGACGCCCTGATCGACGGTCTGGTGGCCGTTTTCGCGGCCGGCGCGTCACTGGTGCAGGTCACCAACCCCGACACCGCGGCTCAGGCGAGGCGCATGGACACCGAGAAGATCACCCGTCAGCTGTCCCGGTAG
- the purE gene encoding 5-(carboxyamino)imidazole ribonucleotide mutase produces the protein MNTVSDTAARQGAQVGLIMGSDSDWPTMEAAAEALAEFGVRFEVGVVSAHRTPQRMLDYAKDAAGRGIQVIIAGAGGAAHLPGMVASATPLPVIGVPVPLKYLDGMDSLLSIVQMPAGVPVATVSIGGARNAGLLAVRILGAADPALQQQMVAFQDGLEKMVLGKDQALRDKLLG, from the coding sequence ATGAACACGGTGAGTGACACGGCAGCACGGCAGGGCGCACAGGTCGGGCTCATCATGGGCAGCGACTCCGACTGGCCCACCATGGAGGCCGCCGCCGAGGCGCTCGCCGAATTCGGGGTGCGCTTCGAGGTCGGTGTCGTCTCCGCACACCGCACACCGCAGCGCATGCTCGACTACGCGAAGGACGCCGCCGGCCGCGGCATCCAGGTGATCATCGCCGGCGCCGGTGGCGCCGCCCACCTGCCGGGCATGGTCGCATCGGCCACCCCGCTGCCCGTCATCGGTGTACCCGTCCCGCTGAAGTACCTCGACGGCATGGACTCACTGCTCTCGATCGTGCAGATGCCCGCAGGCGTCCCCGTCGCCACCGTGTCCATCGGCGGCGCCCGCAACGCCGGCCTCCTCGCCGTCCGCATCCTCGGTGCCGCCGACCCCGCCCTGCAGCAGCAGATGGTCGCATTCCAGGACGGGCTCGAGAAGATGGTCCTGGGCAAGGATCAGGCCCTCCGCGACAAACTGCTGGGCTGA